The Paenibacillus sp. MBLB1832 genome has a window encoding:
- a CDS encoding iron chaperone yields the protein MNEKVSFQTTDEYIATFPADVQEKLQALRQVIKEAAPEATEKISYQMPTFELYGNLVHFAAFKKHIGFYPSAGGIQAFQDEVAPYHKSKGTLQFPLNEPIPFDLISRIVKYRVAHNTEKANSKPAKKK from the coding sequence TTGAACGAAAAGGTGTCATTTCAGACAACCGACGAATACATCGCTACATTCCCAGCCGACGTACAGGAAAAGCTGCAAGCCTTACGGCAAGTCATTAAGGAGGCGGCGCCCGAAGCCACAGAGAAGATCAGTTATCAAATGCCGACCTTTGAGCTGTATGGCAATTTAGTGCATTTCGCAGCTTTCAAAAAGCACATCGGATTTTACCCCTCAGCTGGTGGGATTCAGGCATTTCAAGATGAGGTTGCGCCCTATCATAAGTCGAAGGGGACACTGCAATTCCCATTGAATGAGCCAATACCGTTCGACTTGATTAGTCGAATTGTGAAGTATCGGGTTGCTCACAATACGGAGAAGGCTAACAGCAAGCCAGCGAAGAAAAAGTAG